One genomic region from Sulfuriflexus mobilis encodes:
- a CDS encoding DUF1841 family protein, whose amino-acid sequence MFSNDRNQMRQVFLQAWEKYNKNQALEPIEELIAGILSQHPEYQPLLENEDKALARDYLPEAGETNPFLHMGMHIAIHEQLSTDRPQGIAGLFQQLVMQAGDPHVAEHQVMECLGEMLWRAQRDGRMPDEQGYLDCLRKLLKK is encoded by the coding sequence ATGTTTAGTAACGACCGTAACCAGATGCGTCAGGTGTTTCTCCAGGCTTGGGAAAAATACAATAAAAATCAGGCCTTAGAGCCGATTGAGGAACTGATCGCCGGCATTCTCAGCCAGCATCCGGAATACCAGCCCTTACTGGAGAATGAAGACAAGGCCCTGGCACGCGACTACCTGCCCGAGGCCGGCGAGACCAACCCCTTCCTGCACATGGGCATGCACATCGCCATCCATGAACAACTCAGCACCGACCGGCCGCAGGGGATCGCCGGGCTGTTCCAGCAACTGGTCATGCAGGCCGGTGATCCGCATGTGGCCGAGCACCAGGTCATGGAATGCCTCGGTGAAATGCTCTGGCGTGCCCAGCGCGATGGCCGCATGCCCGATGAACAGGGTTATCTGGACTGCCTGCGCAAACTGCTCAAAAAATAA
- the nth gene encoding endonuclease III — protein sequence MNKTKRTEIFTRLRAQNPKPTTELNYQSPFELLIAVILSAQATDVGVNKATDKLYPVANTPEAILALGEKGLKQYIKTIGLFNSKAANIIKTCRMLIEQHGSEVPQDRESLEALPGVGRKTANVILNTAFGQPTIAVDTHIFRVSNRTGIAPGKNVVEVEKKLTKFIPDEFKLDAHHWLILLGRYVCKARRPDCPTCIIADLCEYRPKTKSD from the coding sequence ATGAATAAAACAAAACGTACTGAAATCTTCACCCGCCTGCGGGCACAGAATCCAAAGCCCACTACGGAGCTGAATTATCAGAGCCCGTTCGAGTTGCTAATCGCCGTGATCCTCTCCGCCCAGGCCACGGATGTCGGTGTTAACAAGGCCACTGATAAACTCTACCCGGTGGCGAATACGCCCGAGGCCATCCTCGCCCTCGGCGAAAAGGGCCTGAAACAATACATCAAGACCATTGGCCTGTTTAACAGCAAGGCCGCGAATATCATCAAGACCTGTCGGATGCTTATCGAGCAACATGGCAGCGAGGTACCACAGGATCGCGAATCGCTCGAGGCCCTGCCCGGGGTCGGGCGCAAAACCGCCAATGTGATATTGAACACGGCCTTTGGTCAACCAACCATCGCCGTCGACACACATATCTTCCGGGTCAGTAATCGCACCGGTATCGCCCCGGGTAAGAATGTGGTCGAGGTCGAGAAGAAATTAACCAAATTCATCCCGGATGAATTCAAGCTCGACGCCCATCATTGGCTGATCCTGCTCGGACGTTATGTCTGTAAAGCGAGACGGCCTGATTGCCCAACGTGTATCATCGCCGATCTCTGTGAATATCGCCCAAAGACAAAAAGCGATTGA